In one Arachis duranensis cultivar V14167 chromosome 9, aradu.V14167.gnm2.J7QH, whole genome shotgun sequence genomic region, the following are encoded:
- the LOC107465139 gene encoding uncharacterized protein LOC107465139, producing the protein MGITDKLCQALQQKSQDILNAMHLVSSTKSLIQQLRDSSWGALLEKVSSFCNDHAIQIPDMGASFSDIIRSRRKKDVVTVEHHYRVDIFTSVIDFQLKELNSRFSEQATELLILSTSLDPKDVFKLFSVCNICNLVKNFYSLDFSK; encoded by the coding sequence ATGGGAATCACTGATAAACTTTGTCAAGCATTGCAACAAAAATCTCAAGACATTTTGAATGCTATGCATCTGGTTTCTAGTACAAAGTCATTGATTCAACAGTTAAGAGATAGTAGTTGGGGAGCACTTTTGGAGAAAGTTAGTTCTTTCTGCAATGATCATGCTATTCAGATACCTGATATGGGTGCTTCTTTTAGTGACATAATTCGGTCTCGTCGTAAAAAGGATGTTGTCACTGTTGAACACCACTATCGTGTTGACATTTTTACTAGCGTGATAGATTTTCAATTGAAAGAGCTAAATAGTAGATTTAGTGAGCAAGCAACCGAGCTCCTCATACTGAGTACATCTCTAGATCCTAAAGATGTTTTCAAGTTATTCAGTGTTTGCAACATATGCAATCTTGTAAAGAATTTCTattctttagatttttctaaGTAA